A part of Bacillus thuringiensis genomic DNA contains:
- a CDS encoding DUF4017 family protein has protein sequence MKNLLPALVLYIIVCIIAMLAPASQGYNHVGWTLFVAQAYAIPIFLITAIITFYINKKKSTNKQL, from the coding sequence ATGAAGAATCTTCTCCCTGCACTAGTGCTCTATATTATTGTTTGCATAATCGCTATGCTTGCTCCAGCGTCTCAAGGCTATAATCATGTTGGCTGGACGTTGTTTGTTGCACAAGCATATGCCATACCTATCTTCCTAATTACAGCTATTATTACATTTTATATAAACAAGAAAAAATCTACGAATAAACAGTTATAA